A stretch of DNA from Flavobacterium lipolyticum:
AGGAACTGTCTGGCATAAGCCGAAAAAGTTTCTACATAGCGACGCTGTCCTTCGGCATAAATAGTATCAAATGCCAAAGATGATTTTCCCGAGCCCGACAGACCGGTAATAACTACCAGTTTTTCACGCGGAATTGAAATGTCTATATTTTTTAGATTATGAACTCTTGCACCAAGAACTTCAATAGTATTGTCTTTTTCTAACATAAATTTGAGCAAAAAGGCAAAGTTACCACTTTGATTTGTTCTTTTTATACTGGATTGTAAAAGTTTATGTTACAAATAGTAACAAAAAACGCTAACCAAAGTTAGCGTTTTCTTTTACGTGTAAGCATGTATTCTTCGATGGCTTCTTTAGTAGTGTACCAGTTTCGGCCTTCTTTATAAGCATCTATTTTGCCTGTTCTGGCAAGTAAACTTACATATTCCTGACCGTATGGGGTTTCAGGTTCGCTTACAATATCAGATATTTTTTGATAATCATAATCACTGCCCGGCATTGCATTTAGATAGATATTTAAAGTTCGTTCTAAAGCCTGACACATCAAAAGGGTTAATTTTTGATAATTACCATTGTTTGCCTGATTGAGGGCCTCGTAATATTTCTTTCGGTCATTTTTTAGGATAATAGCCGGAGGAAAACCACAACGCATTAGCAATAAATTCATACTTAAGCGCACTGTACGACCATTTCCATCAAAAAAAGGATGAATCCAGACCAACTTATGGTGATAAATCGTAGCCAATTCAATATCGTTGAGATCTAATGGATTTGTATTGATGAAATCAATTAATTCATCAAGATAATCTGAAACTTTGTTGGCATTGGGCGGCATAAAATTTGCTCCCGAAATTCGAACTCCGCCATTGCGCAAACGACCGGCAAAATCATCTTCAATAGAACGCAAAACTAATCCGTGAATCGACAAAATGTCAATGCTTCGGAGTTTGTAGGTATCGTCTATAATTTCATACAGATAATCAATCGCCTTATCATGATTGTGGGTTTCAAAATGTTCCCGAAGCGATTTTCCTTTGATGGTGATACCTTCCTGAATGACCATTTGGGTTTCGCGTAAGCTCATCGTGTTACCTTCGATGCTGTTCGAATTGTAGGTCCATTCTAAAGATAAACTCTCTCTGATTTTATGCAAAGCAATGTTGGGCAGTGGTCTGCTGTTCTGCAGATCGAGCCTTTTTTGATACAATCGATCAAAGGTAGATTGAAATTCAGTTCTATATGTTAAGTCTATATCCCACATTACCCAACAAAAGTACTTCTTTTTATCGGATAATTCAAATTTTTAACCTATCCGATATTAAGACTACTCAATTGTCATAGAACGCAATTTGGTTCTATAGGCTTCAAGTGCTATTGATTTGGAAATGAATCCATAGTATTTTTCGTTACGGAGAACGGGAAGAAAGGCTGTTTTGGATTGTTCGAATTTACTCATTACAATTTCCATACTGTCAGAAGAAGAAATAGTAACTAGAGGTGTTTTCATTACATCTTTAATGGCGGTATATTTGACACGATAAGCATTAAAAATAATTTCACGGATATCATTAAAATGAACAATACCAACGAGTTCTTTCTCATTGTTTACCACAGCGAAGACCACTTGGTTGGAGTGCGAGATAAGATCTACGAGTTTGCTTAAATTTTCATCCGGATGCACCGTTAGGTAATCGCATTGGATGATCGTATCAATATCTAAAGTCGATAATATATTGGAATCTTTATTACTTGTAAAAGCGTGCCCTTTTTTAGCTAAGCCTTTAACGTCTAAGGAATATTTTTCAAAACGTTTTGAAATGGCGAAACTGATTGAAGATACAATCATTAGCGGGATCATTAAGCTGTAACCACCTGTAATTTCGGCAATTAAGAAAATGGCGGTCAGTGGAGCATGAAACAATCCGCTTAAGATTCCGGCCATTCCAACCATCGTAAAATTACTAATAGGAAGTTTTGACAGACCAATTAGGCTAATGAACTTCGAGAAAAAGTACCCCAAATAGGATCCCAGGAATAGAGAGGGAGCAAAGTTACCACCATTTCCGCCACTTCCGAGGGTAAGTGCCGAGGCAAAAACTTTGACCATCATGGTGCATCCTACAAACAACAGTAAAACCCATTGATTGTTTCTGAAATCTTCAAACAAAGTATTGTTTAATATTTTTCCCGGATCAGTTTCAGATAGCGTTTTGATACTCTCGTAACCCTCACCAAATAATGTTGGAAAAATAAAAATAAGTAAGGCCAATAGCGAAGAGCCTATTAAGGCTTTTTTATAGGCTCCTATTTTTAGACTGGCAAAATAATGTTCAATTTTTTGAAAATTTCGGGCATAATAAACGGCCATGAAACCGGTTAGTATTCCTAAAAGAACATAAAACGGAATATTGTGATAATTAAATGCTTCCTGTTTTTTGAAAGATAGTAAAATGGTTTCGTCTAAGACAATAGCTGAAACTAAAGCGCCTGTCGCGGCCGAAATCATAATAGGAGTAAAGGCAGAAATGCTTACGTCTACCAGTAAAACTTCGATGGCGAAAAGAACTCCTGCAATAGGAGCGTTAAAAGCCGCGGCAATTCCGGCAGCAACACCACAGCCAATCAGCAAAGTTCTATCCTTGTAAGGGAGTCTGTAATTTTGGGCGAAATTCGATCCAAAAGCAGCTCCTGTAATCACAATAGGACTCTCCAAACCTGCAGAACCTCCCAAGCCAACCGTTAACGAACTGGTAACGATTTGTGCATACATTTGTTTTCTGGGAATTATACTTGCTTTTTTTGCAACGGCATATAATATTTGTGAGGTTCCTTTTTCGATGCTCCCGTTCAAAACCCTTTTGATCACAAATACAGTAAGTACAATACCGATAATCGGCAGGATACTATTAATAAAGCTTAGTTTTAAAATTCCGTTGATATAAGTGGCAAATGAAAAAACACTATGGGCAAAAGTTTTTAAAACAATTACCGCCAAAGAGCAGGAAATACCAATTAAAACGCTTGACAGGAAAATAAATTGCTTTGGAGTCATTAACGATTGTCCTAAAGCGATAATGCTTTCTAGTTTTCTAAAATATTTTTTTAGCATGCCGTTTGTAAATGGTTAGGGAAATACAAATTTAGTCTATAATGTTATAAATAAATAAAAATAAAGAACTAAATTAAAAACCTACTGCTGTATCGTCTCCACGAAAATCAGCCCCGCCTTCAAGAGAATTGTCCGGAAGAACCAAAATACAATCCAGTTTACCAATTACAGGAGCGTTTTTTTCATTGATCAGATATCCTTTTGCTTTTAACTTGTCAATTGTAACGTTGCTAAAGGCACCAGGTTCAAATGTAATAAGATCCGGAAGCCACTGATGGTGAAAACGTGGAGCATTCACTGCTTCCTGCATGCTTAAATTATACTCATAAACATTCAAAATTGCCTGTAATACCGAAGTGATAATAGTCGATCCGCCCGGAGTACCTACCACCATAAACAGTTTACCGTTTTTTTCGACAATTGTTGGAGTCATTGAGCTCAGCATTCTTTTTTGAGGTGCAATACTGTTGGCTTCATTTCCTACTAAACCAAACATATTGGGAGATCCCGGTTTTGCACTAAAATCGTCCATTTCATTGTTTAAAAAGAAACCTAATTCATCACAGTAGTATTTTGATCCAAAGGCATCATTTATGGTTGTAGTAGCGGCAACGGCATTTCCTTGTGCATCCACGATCGAATAATGCGTCGTTTCGGTACTCTCATTGTACGTTACTTTTCCTTCTTTAATTTCAGAAGATAAACTCGCCTTTTCAGCATTGAAACTCGACATTCTGTCTTTTAAATAGGCATCAGACAATAAAGCATTCATCGGAATTTTTACAAAATCCGGATCGCCTAAAAACTGACTTCTGTCCGCATAAGCTCTTCGTTCAGCTTCAACGATTACCTGAATAGATTCCGGAGTGTTGTGCCCCATTTTGGATAAATAAAAAGGACTAATCATTTTCATAATTTGAGCCAGACAAATTCCGCCGCTGCTTGGTGGGGCCATAGAGGTTATTTTCAGCTCTTTATAATCAAACTGTAATGGTTTTCTCCATTTGGCTTCGTATTTTTCTAAATCTTTAAGGGTTATGATTCCTCCTTTTTTCTGTATATAATTTACTAAAGTTTTAGCAGTCTGACCTTTGTAAAATTCATCTTTTCCGTTCTTTTGAATACGCTTCAGAGTGCTGGCCAAAGCAGGGTATTTAATGGTATCATTTTCTTTAAATTTTCCTGCCATAAGGGTATTCGGGCCATTTACTTTTACAATAGCATCGTGATAAGCCTCCAGTTGCTTTTGCTGTTTTAGGGTTACGATCACGCCTTTTTCGGCAAGGGCAATAACAGGTTTTAAAATTTCGGACATCGGCAGAGATCCTAATTTCTTATGAACCGCAAAAACTCCGGCAACAGTTCCCGGAACACCAATAGCCAAAGCCGTTTCGGTACTTTTTCCTTTAATGACATTTCCGTCTTTATCAAGGAACATGTCTTTTGTTGCTGCCAGTGGTGCTTTTTCACGATAATCCAATGATCCAACTTCGCCATTAGCTTTTCGGTAAACCATAAAACCGCCACCGCCAATATTTCCTGCATACGGAAAAGCAACAGCCAGTGCCAGTTCGGTACCCACCATTGCGTCAAAAGCATTACCGCCTTTTTTCATGATATCTGCTCCAACTTTAGAAGCTTCTGCACGTGCCGAAACCACCATCGCTTTCGAAACTACAAGTCCGGTTGGCTTTATTGGGTTTTGCTGTGCAGTACAGCTAATATAGATTAGCGTAAATAAGAAAGTTATTTTTTTCATGTTGATGTAAAATTAAAAGGTATTATTTGGTGCTTTTGTTTGGTAAAAAGCAGTATTAAAGAGAAAGTAATTTTTGATTGGCCTGGCTTTTCATATCCTCAAAGAAGAGCGTGAACTCACGTTCAAATTCAGGATAGAATTCCTTTAGTTCAGCAGTAGCAAATTGCATGTTGGATTGGTTTTTTGATCTCCTTCGGTCCATCTGAGTTAAAATCTGATGGATCCCTTCAACAGTCTGATAACTCAAAAGCCAGTTTTGTTTGATCATATACGGCATCATATCTTGTGTTTTTTCAGTCAGGATAGGATAGTTTCCATGCAGCGATCTGTAAAATCGGTTCACAAAACGATCTAGTTTTTCGTCGGAATATTTTTCCCAGTTTTTGGCTAAAAAATGATCGTAGACAATATCGACAATTACGCCTGCATAATGATGGTATTTTTCATGTAAACGTTTGGTGCTCTGTCTGAAAATATCATGAGAATCAGTATAAGTGTCTATAAAACGATGCAAAAGAATTCCTTTTTGAACATCTTCCGGAAAATGTTCAAACTGTTTACCGCGAATTCCATCGGCCATAAAGTTGCCAATTTTAATCAAATCATTTTCACCTGAAAGATAGATATGAGCTAGGAAATTCATGTGTTTTTAAAGTTTGTGAGGTTCTTACTTGTGAAGACAGTGCGTAATTTTAGTAAAAGTATAAAAACTTTTTGACATCGTTTTAACGAATGACAGATAGCTTCATGTTTAAAATCTGAAAACTTAGAATCTTAGCACCTTAGAATCTTAGTAACTTTTCTATATTTGTGATAAAAAAATAACCATAACTCACAAAAATGACTTTAATAAAATCAATTTCAGGAATACGAGGGACAATCGGTGGAAAAGTAGGAGATAACCTGACTCCTGTTGATGCTGTAAAATTTGCATCGGCATACGGTACTTTTTTGAAAAACAACACCTCAAAAGAAAAATTAACAGTGGTGATTGGTCGTGACGCGAGAATTTCAGGACCAATGATTCACAATCTTGTAGTAAATACGCTAATTGGTTTAGGAATTAATGTAATTGATTTAGGACTTTCTACAACACCAACAGTAGAAGTAGCTGTTCCGTTGGAAAAAGCAGACGGAGGAATTATTTTAACGGCTTCTCACAATCCGAAACAATGGAACGCTCTGAAATTGTTGAACGCAAAAGGTGAGTTTTTAAGCGGAGAAGAAGGTGCGAAAATTCTTGAAATCGCAGAAGCAGAGGCTTTTGATTTCTCAGATGTTGACAGTTTGGGTGAGATTACGATAAACGATGCTTATATGGATATTCATATCGACGAGGTTTTGAACTTGCCTTTGGTAGATGTTGAAGCTGTAAAAGCGGCAAAATTTAAAGTGGTAGTAGATGGTGTAAACTCTTCAGGAGGAATTATCATTCCAAAATTATTGGAACAAATGGGTGTGGAGGTCGTAAAATTATACTGCGAACCAAACGGACACTTTCCTCACAATCCGGAACCATTAAAAGAACATTTAACGGATATTTCGGAATTGGTAGTAAAAGAAAAAGCGCATTTAGGAGTAGTTGTTGATCCGGACGTTGATCGTCTGGCTTTTATCTCTGAAGACGGGGAAATGTTTGGGGAAGAATATACTTTGGTAGCCTGCGCTGATTATGTGTTGAGTAAAACTCCCGGAAATACAGTTTCAAATATGTCATCGTCACGTGCTTTGCGCGACGTAACTGTTGCTCATGGTGGGAAATACGAAGCAAGTGCTGTAGGTGAAGTAAACGTGGTAGCGTTAATGAAGAAAAACAATGCTATTATTGGAGGTGAAGGTAACGGTGGAATTATTTATCCGGAATCTCATTACGGAAGAGATAGTTTGGTGGGAGTTGCTTTATTTTTAACCCATTTGGCAAATAAAAATATGTCAGTTTCGGCATTGCGTGCTTCTTACCCGGAGTATTATATGAGTAAAAATAAAATTGAATTAACACCACAAATCGATGTTGATGCAATTTTAGAAGCCATGACCGAAAAATACAAAAACGAAGATATCAGTACAATTGATGGTGTGAAAATCGATTTTGCTACTGAATGGGTTCATTTAAGAAAATCAAACACAGAGCCAATCATCAGGATTTATACAGAAGCTCCTTCTCAGGAAAAGGCCGATGTTTTGGCACTTCGAATTATTGATGAAATAAAAGCGATCGCAGGAATTTAATTGGGATCCTTATTAAAATAGAAAAACACCTTTTTCATCATTGAAAAAGGTGTTTTTTTTATTTTAAAGACTCAAAAGTGAAAAGTGAAAAAGTATTTTAGGTTTGAACATCAAAAACTCACAATTCACATTTTACATCTCACATTTCATAAAAAAATTACTCTATCCTGTGTTTCCATCTTTTGTGCGTCCACAAATAGAATTCAGGAGCCTCATAAATTTGTTTTTCTACTTCTCTTAAGTATTTCTCCGTGATGTCAAAATTTTTATAATCATTTGGATTGTCGGCGATCGGTACAAAGGTGGCTTCGTAATAGCCTCTGGCCACTTTTTTTACTTTTACAAAAATAACACTCAGATCGTATTTCTTGGCCAGCATTTCGGCTCCGGTGTGCACGGGAACTTCAATTCCCATAAATTTCATCGAATGAAAAATTCGATCCAGTTTAGGCGATTGGTCGCTGGCTAAACCGTACATGCTTAAAATTCCGTTACGCTGGTTTTGAGCCATTGTTGGAATCGCTTTTCTGGTTTCAACCAATTCAGTGTCGTATTTAGAACGTATTTTTCGAACCAGTTTATCAAAGTAGGGGTTGGCCACTTTTTTATAGACCGCTATACCCTGAAAAGCAATTTTTGTGTTCATAGTTAAAAGCCATTCATAACTGGCGTAATGCGCAGCTACCAGAATGGTGCTTTTACCTTTTTTCGCATATTCGTTTACAATCTCAATATTCGTAGTCTTAAATCTTCTTTCCATTTCTTCAGGTGAAATGCTCATCGTTTTGATCATTTCCAGAAACATGTCGCACATGTGGCTATAGAATTTCTTTTCGATTTCTTTTCGTTCAGCATCGTTTAAATGTGGTAAAGTAAGTTTTAAGTTTTCTCGTACTACTTTTTTACGATAGCCTACGATTCGGTAAATCAGAAAACAAACAAAATCAGAAAACCAGTAAAATATTCGGAATGGGAGAATAGAGATAAGCCATAGAAAAGGATAGGCTATGATATAAACGAGAAATTGCATGTATTGTTTTTTTTACAAATATAAAGCAAAAATGAATTACGATCGATATTTTGGATTGATGCTAACATATGTTTAAGAATGACTATATTTACAATTCACATTAAAAGTTTTTTATGAATACCATTTTGATTGGAATTATAGTTGCCAATGTTTTGATTAGTTATCAGGGTTTCAACAATCTTGCTTTTTTTAGAAAATATGAGTTTCATGTAGGAAGTATTCGCTCAGGAGAACAAATAAGAATGCTTTCATCTGGTTTTTTACACGCCGATATGATGCATTTGCTTTTTAATATGCTTACGCTTTGGTTTTTTGCTCCGGTGGTATTGCAGTGGTTGGGTAATTTTTCTTTTCTGTTAATTTATTTCGGAAGTTTAATTTTCGGAAGCTTATTAACGATGCTGTTTCATAAAAACGATTATAGTTACCGTGCAGTAGGGGCATCGGGTGCGGTGACAGGAGTTTTATACTCCGCCATATTGTTACAGCCGGATATGATGTTGGGAATCTTTTTTGTCATACCAATGCCGGCCTATTTATTTGGAATTTTATATTTATTGTATTCGATATACGGAATGAAGGCTAAAAATGATAATATTGGACATACAGCACATTTTGGAGGTGCTATTGGCGGATATTTCATAACTTTGATTAAAGAGCCTTCCTTATTTGTAGATCATAGTTTAATGGTAATATTGTTGGCAATCCCTATTTTAATCCTTTTCGTTATGGCTAAATTGGGGAAATTGTAACAATGGCACAACTTTTGAAAGGTCACTAATCAAATAATTTAAATATAATAAAAATGAAGAAAGTAGTATTATTTTTAACCATCATGTTTATGTCTATGTCTTACGCACAAGAAGTCAAACAAATTCCTCAAATCAATGTAAGTGGTGAAGGAAAAGTAAAAATAGCACCAGATCAGGTTTGTATTTCAGCTACGGTGGAAACAAAAGGGAATAATGCTAAAGATGTCAAAAAACAAAACGACGAAAAAATTGACGCTGTTTTGAAATTTATTAAAAAAATGAATGTTCCTGTTGCTGATTACAAAACGAAACAAGTTTCGCTTAATCCGCAATACGATTACGAAAAAAAGAAAACAAGTTATAATGCTACTCAGACTGTAGAAATTGTATTGAAAGATTTATCTAAGTACGATGAAGTAATGGAAGGTTTGGTACAACAAGGAATCAATCGTATCGATAATGTTTCTTTTGAATCTTCTAAATTAGCACAACACCAATCAGAAGCCCGTAAATTAGCGATTAAAGATGCTAAAGCAAAAGCGGAAGACTACGTTTCAGTTTTAGGACAAAAAGTTGGTAAAGCGATTACAATCTCTGACAATTCTCAAGTATACAATCCAAGACCAATGTATGCAGCTATGAAATCAATGGCTATGGATGCTAACGGTGGTGCTGAACATGAAACGCTTGCTG
This window harbors:
- a CDS encoding SIMPL domain-containing protein, encoding MKKVVLFLTIMFMSMSYAQEVKQIPQINVSGEGKVKIAPDQVCISATVETKGNNAKDVKKQNDEKIDAVLKFIKKMNVPVADYKTKQVSLNPQYDYEKKKTSYNATQTVEIVLKDLSKYDEVMEGLVQQGINRIDNVSFESSKLAQHQSEARKLAIKDAKAKAEDYVSVLGQKVGKAITISDNSQVYNPRPMYAAMKSMAMDANGGAEHETLAVGEIEITANVNVSFVLD
- the glmM gene encoding phosphoglucosamine mutase, whose amino-acid sequence is MTLIKSISGIRGTIGGKVGDNLTPVDAVKFASAYGTFLKNNTSKEKLTVVIGRDARISGPMIHNLVVNTLIGLGINVIDLGLSTTPTVEVAVPLEKADGGIILTASHNPKQWNALKLLNAKGEFLSGEEGAKILEIAEAEAFDFSDVDSLGEITINDAYMDIHIDEVLNLPLVDVEAVKAAKFKVVVDGVNSSGGIIIPKLLEQMGVEVVKLYCEPNGHFPHNPEPLKEHLTDISELVVKEKAHLGVVVDPDVDRLAFISEDGEMFGEEYTLVACADYVLSKTPGNTVSNMSSSRALRDVTVAHGGKYEASAVGEVNVVALMKKNNAIIGGEGNGGIIYPESHYGRDSLVGVALFLTHLANKNMSVSALRASYPEYYMSKNKIELTPQIDVDAILEAMTEKYKNEDISTIDGVKIDFATEWVHLRKSNTEPIIRIYTEAPSQEKADVLALRIIDEIKAIAGI
- a CDS encoding Fic family protein; amino-acid sequence: MWDIDLTYRTEFQSTFDRLYQKRLDLQNSRPLPNIALHKIRESLSLEWTYNSNSIEGNTMSLRETQMVIQEGITIKGKSLREHFETHNHDKAIDYLYEIIDDTYKLRSIDILSIHGLVLRSIEDDFAGRLRNGGVRISGANFMPPNANKVSDYLDELIDFINTNPLDLNDIELATIYHHKLVWIHPFFDGNGRTVRLSMNLLLMRCGFPPAIILKNDRKKYYEALNQANNGNYQKLTLLMCQALERTLNIYLNAMPGSDYDYQKISDIVSEPETPYGQEYVSLLARTGKIDAYKEGRNWYTTKEAIEEYMLTRKRKR
- a CDS encoding chloride channel protein; the encoded protein is MLKKYFRKLESIIALGQSLMTPKQFIFLSSVLIGISCSLAVIVLKTFAHSVFSFATYINGILKLSFINSILPIIGIVLTVFVIKRVLNGSIEKGTSQILYAVAKKASIIPRKQMYAQIVTSSLTVGLGGSAGLESPIVITGAAFGSNFAQNYRLPYKDRTLLIGCGVAAGIAAAFNAPIAGVLFAIEVLLVDVSISAFTPIMISAATGALVSAIVLDETILLSFKKQEAFNYHNIPFYVLLGILTGFMAVYYARNFQKIEHYFASLKIGAYKKALIGSSLLALLIFIFPTLFGEGYESIKTLSETDPGKILNNTLFEDFRNNQWVLLLFVGCTMMVKVFASALTLGSGGNGGNFAPSLFLGSYLGYFFSKFISLIGLSKLPISNFTMVGMAGILSGLFHAPLTAIFLIAEITGGYSLMIPLMIVSSISFAISKRFEKYSLDVKGLAKKGHAFTSNKDSNILSTLDIDTIIQCDYLTVHPDENLSKLVDLISHSNQVVFAVVNNEKELVGIVHFNDIREIIFNAYRVKYTAIKDVMKTPLVTISSSDSMEIVMSKFEQSKTAFLPVLRNEKYYGFISKSIALEAYRTKLRSMTIE
- a CDS encoding ACP phosphodiesterase; translation: MNFLAHIYLSGENDLIKIGNFMADGIRGKQFEHFPEDVQKGILLHRFIDTYTDSHDIFRQSTKRLHEKYHHYAGVIVDIVYDHFLAKNWEKYSDEKLDRFVNRFYRSLHGNYPILTEKTQDMMPYMIKQNWLLSYQTVEGIHQILTQMDRRRSKNQSNMQFATAELKEFYPEFEREFTLFFEDMKSQANQKLLSL
- the ggt gene encoding gamma-glutamyltransferase yields the protein MKKITFLFTLIYISCTAQQNPIKPTGLVVSKAMVVSARAEASKVGADIMKKGGNAFDAMVGTELALAVAFPYAGNIGGGGFMVYRKANGEVGSLDYREKAPLAATKDMFLDKDGNVIKGKSTETALAIGVPGTVAGVFAVHKKLGSLPMSEILKPVIALAEKGVIVTLKQQKQLEAYHDAIVKVNGPNTLMAGKFKENDTIKYPALASTLKRIQKNGKDEFYKGQTAKTLVNYIQKKGGIITLKDLEKYEAKWRKPLQFDYKELKITSMAPPSSGGICLAQIMKMISPFYLSKMGHNTPESIQVIVEAERRAYADRSQFLGDPDFVKIPMNALLSDAYLKDRMSSFNAEKASLSSEIKEGKVTYNESTETTHYSIVDAQGNAVAATTTINDAFGSKYYCDELGFFLNNEMDDFSAKPGSPNMFGLVGNEANSIAPQKRMLSSMTPTIVEKNGKLFMVVGTPGGSTIITSVLQAILNVYEYNLSMQEAVNAPRFHHQWLPDLITFEPGAFSNVTIDKLKAKGYLINEKNAPVIGKLDCILVLPDNSLEGGADFRGDDTAVGF
- a CDS encoding lysophospholipid acyltransferase family protein, which codes for MQFLVYIIAYPFLWLISILPFRIFYWFSDFVCFLIYRIVGYRKKVVRENLKLTLPHLNDAERKEIEKKFYSHMCDMFLEMIKTMSISPEEMERRFKTTNIEIVNEYAKKGKSTILVAAHYASYEWLLTMNTKIAFQGIAVYKKVANPYFDKLVRKIRSKYDTELVETRKAIPTMAQNQRNGILSMYGLASDQSPKLDRIFHSMKFMGIEVPVHTGAEMLAKKYDLSVIFVKVKKVARGYYEATFVPIADNPNDYKNFDITEKYLREVEKQIYEAPEFYLWTHKRWKHRIE
- a CDS encoding rhomboid family intramembrane serine protease, translated to MNTILIGIIVANVLISYQGFNNLAFFRKYEFHVGSIRSGEQIRMLSSGFLHADMMHLLFNMLTLWFFAPVVLQWLGNFSFLLIYFGSLIFGSLLTMLFHKNDYSYRAVGASGAVTGVLYSAILLQPDMMLGIFFVIPMPAYLFGILYLLYSIYGMKAKNDNIGHTAHFGGAIGGYFITLIKEPSLFVDHSLMVILLAIPILILFVMAKLGKL